The genomic interval CAAGAGTCGCGAATCCCGTCGACACGAGGGCACGGGAGAATTCGAAAGAGCCGACGACCGAGTTACACGGTAGCTGGTGCGTGGCTCACGTCTTATCCACTCCTAACGCGAGTGGTCAGTGGATGACTACCGCGGGCGTCGAAGATCAGCTCTTCGTCCTCCTGTACCTGTTCTCGATAGCCGCCGTCGTCGGCGTCCTGTCGACCCGCTACGCACGGATACAGTACACTACCGGGCTCCTGATCGCGGGGCTGTTGGTGTCGCTCGTCGGCTCACCAGTTGCGGTCGAGTTCTCCTCGGACGTGATCTTGCTCGCTATCTTGCCCGCGCTGATCTTCAACGACGCGGTGACCATCGACGTGGAGGCGTTGCGGTCGAACCTCGGACCGATCCTCGCGCTCGCAGTCGGAGGGTTGCTGCTGTCGGTCGCCATCGTGGCGATAGCGGGGCAAGTCCTGTTCGGCTTCACGCTCGCGGTCGCCGTCCTGTTCGGCGCCATCGTGATGCCGACCGACCCCGTCTCCGTGCTGGCGACGTTCGACGACCTCGGCGTGCCAGAACGACTGAAGATCCTCGTCGAGGGGGAGAGCCTCCTGAACGACGGCGTGTCTATCGTCGTCTACTCGACCGTCCTCGCGGTGTTCATCGAAGCGGAAGCCCGTTCGATGGCGGTCGCCGATCTCGTGACGCCCGGCGCGCTCCTCGCGGACATCGCCGTCGGCATCGTCGTCGCCGTGGCCGGTGGTGCGGCAGTCGGCGGGGTAGTCGGCTACCTGGCGTACGAACTCATCGCACGCGTCGACGACGACCTCACCGCGGTCGTGATCACGCTCATCGTCGCCTACGGCGTCTACCTCCTCCTCGACGTAGCCGGGAGCAGCGGCGTGATTGGGACGCTCACAGCCGGCCTGTTCATGGCCGCTCGGCCGAGCAGGGGAGCGATCTCACGCTCGACCCAGTTTTCCGTGGGGGTCGTGTGGGGATACGCGGCCTTCATCGGGAACACCATCCTCTTCGTCGCTATCGGCGTCCTCATCCCGATCGACCTCCTCCTCCGATACGCTCCCGAGATCCTCGTCGCGGTCGTGGTCGTCTTTCTCGCACGCGCTGTCGTCGTCTACCCGCTGGTCGCGGTGGTCAACCGACGGCTGGTCACGCCGATCCCGCGACGGTACCAACACGTCCTGACGTGGAGCGGCATCCACGCGTCCGTCTCGATCGCGCTCGTGTTGGGGGTAGCCGAGTCAATCACCAACCCGACAACCGAACTCCTGTCGGCGCTCGTCTTCGGCGTCGCCGCGGTCTCGCTGCTCGTCAACGGGCCAACGATGGGGAGGGTCGTCAGCGCCGTGGGCATCCAGAGCCAGCGACCCGCACAGAAGCTGTACCAGACGCTCGTCGGCAGACTCCACGGAGTCGACGCCGCGCTCGAATCAGCCCAGCGGGGCTTCGAGGCGGACGACATCCCAGAGAGCGTCTTCGAGGAGGTGATCGAAGCCTACCGAGATGAGCGCGACGACCTCGAGGCGGCTATCGAGACGTTGTTGCGCACGCACCCGGACGTTCGAGACCACGAGGAGCGTCTGGCCCGGCGTCGCGTCCTCCGGGCAGAGTACCAGGCGATCAACGAGGCGACGCAGCGTGGCGATGTCGACGGTGACGTGGCCGAGGAACTCCTCGAAAACGTCGAGGCACGGATCGACGCAGTTGAGACCGATTCGTGGTCGGTGGGCGACCCGATGCAGAGTGACGATCACTCGTCGTGGCGAACACGGGTTGAGGCGTTCGGACTCGACGTCG from Halobaculum marinum carries:
- a CDS encoding cation:proton antiporter — protein: MTTAGVEDQLFVLLYLFSIAAVVGVLSTRYARIQYTTGLLIAGLLVSLVGSPVAVEFSSDVILLAILPALIFNDAVTIDVEALRSNLGPILALAVGGLLLSVAIVAIAGQVLFGFTLAVAVLFGAIVMPTDPVSVLATFDDLGVPERLKILVEGESLLNDGVSIVVYSTVLAVFIEAEARSMAVADLVTPGALLADIAVGIVVAVAGGAAVGGVVGYLAYELIARVDDDLTAVVITLIVAYGVYLLLDVAGSSGVIGTLTAGLFMAARPSRGAISRSTQFSVGVVWGYAAFIGNTILFVAIGVLIPIDLLLRYAPEILVAVVVVFLARAVVVYPLVAVVNRRLVTPIPRRYQHVLTWSGIHASVSIALVLGVAESITNPTTELLSALVFGVAAVSLLVNGPTMGRVVSAVGIQSQRPAQKLYQTLVGRLHGVDAALESAQRGFEADDIPESVFEEVIEAYRDERDDLEAAIETLLRTHPDVRDHEERLARRRVLRAEYQAINEATQRGDVDGDVAEELLENVEARIDAVETDSWSVGDPMQSDDHSSWRTRVEAFGLDVVSTDSRTAMSQSSVDSDSDREQTR